A window from Pseudomonas alloputida encodes these proteins:
- a CDS encoding DMT family transporter: MSSSTPLSGVNQPLRGIALVVVATFLFASHDALSKFLGGLYPIVMVVWARYVVHTLLMAGIFLPKSGLNVLRTRRPVLQTLRALSLLSTSLLFTTGLQYLPLAEATAVNFLAPVLVTALSAPLLKERVTVGQWVAVVMGFIGVLVVVHPGGAMFTPAILYPFGSALGFCFYQLLTRILAAHDSPTTSNFYAGLCNTLAMSALVPFFWEVPRWDHALLMLALGGFGMTAHLLLTQAFRHAAPALLAPFSYCQIVFAGLLGFVVYSQVPDTLSLVGILVICLSGLGAAWMQRGK, translated from the coding sequence ATGAGTTCCAGCACACCGCTGTCCGGCGTCAACCAACCCCTGCGCGGCATCGCGTTGGTGGTGGTGGCGACGTTCCTGTTCGCCAGCCACGATGCCTTGTCCAAATTCCTGGGTGGCCTGTACCCGATAGTCATGGTGGTGTGGGCGCGTTATGTGGTGCACACGTTGCTGATGGCCGGCATCTTCCTGCCCAAGTCTGGGCTCAACGTGTTGCGCACCCGCCGGCCGGTATTGCAGACCTTGCGGGCCCTGAGCCTGCTGAGCACCAGCCTGCTGTTCACGACCGGCTTGCAATACCTGCCACTGGCCGAGGCCACGGCCGTCAACTTCCTTGCCCCGGTGCTGGTCACCGCGCTGTCGGCGCCGCTGCTCAAAGAGCGAGTGACAGTGGGGCAGTGGGTGGCGGTGGTGATGGGCTTTATCGGCGTGCTGGTGGTGGTGCACCCTGGCGGGGCGATGTTTACCCCGGCCATTCTGTATCCGTTCGGTTCGGCATTGGGCTTCTGCTTCTATCAGTTGCTGACGCGCATTCTGGCGGCGCACGACAGCCCGACCACCAGCAACTTCTATGCGGGGTTGTGCAACACCTTGGCAATGAGTGCGCTGGTGCCGTTCTTCTGGGAGGTGCCGCGCTGGGATCATGCCCTGTTGATGCTGGCACTGGGCGGCTTTGGCATGACTGCGCACCTGCTGTTGACCCAGGCCTTCCGCCATGCAGCGCCGGCGTTGCTGGCGCCGTTCAGCTATTGCCAGATCGTGTTTGCCGGGTTGCTTGGCTTCGTGGTGTACAGCCAGGTGCCGGATACCCTGAGCCTGGTGGGGATTTTGGTGATCTGCCTCAGTGGGCTTGGCGCAGCCTGGATGCAGCGCGGCAAATAG
- a CDS encoding LysR family transcriptional regulator, whose product MNRNDLRRVDMNLLVLFEALMIERNLTRVGEKLFITQSTVSAALARLRELFDDPLLIRSGRAMEPTPRAMQIFAELGPAMDVISAAISRAREFDPANSCNVFRLGLSDDAEFGLFPALLQALREEAPAISVVVRRANFLLMPGLLASGEISVGVSYTTDLPATAKRRKLRDIGVRVLRADDRPGPLTLDEYCARPHVMVSFSGDMSGNIDLDLARIGRCRKVVLAVPQFGSLRALLRNTELIATVPDYAACALADDGSLRADPAPFDITEAELSMVWSGAQDNDPAERWLRDRILQFMARQ is encoded by the coding sequence ATGAACCGCAACGACCTGCGCCGCGTCGACATGAACCTGCTGGTGCTGTTCGAAGCCCTGATGATCGAACGCAACCTGACCCGCGTGGGTGAAAAGCTGTTTATCACCCAATCCACCGTCAGCGCCGCCCTCGCCCGCCTGCGCGAGCTGTTCGACGACCCGCTGCTGATCCGCAGCGGCCGGGCCATGGAACCCACCCCACGGGCCATGCAGATCTTTGCTGAACTGGGCCCGGCCATGGACGTGATTTCCGCTGCCATCAGCCGCGCCCGCGAGTTCGACCCGGCCAACAGCTGCAACGTGTTCCGCCTGGGCCTTTCTGACGATGCCGAGTTCGGCCTGTTTCCGGCCCTGCTGCAGGCCCTGCGTGAAGAAGCCCCCGCCATCAGCGTGGTAGTGCGGCGGGCCAATTTCCTGCTGATGCCGGGCCTTCTGGCCAGCGGCGAGATCTCGGTAGGTGTGAGCTATACCACCGACCTGCCGGCCACCGCCAAACGCCGCAAGCTGCGCGACATAGGTGTACGGGTGCTGCGCGCCGACGACCGCCCGGGGCCTCTGACCCTCGACGAATACTGCGCCCGCCCGCATGTGATGGTGTCGTTTTCCGGTGACATGAGCGGCAACATCGACCTCGACCTGGCACGCATCGGGCGTTGCCGCAAGGTGGTGCTGGCGGTGCCGCAGTTCGGTAGCCTGCGCGCCCTGCTGCGCAACACCGAGCTGATCGCCACGGTGCCGGACTATGCCGCTTGTGCCCTCGCCGACGACGGCAGCTTGCGCGCCGACCCGGCGCCGTTCGACATCACCGAGGCCGAGCTGTCGATGGTCTGGAGCGGCGCCCAGGACAACGACCCCGCCGAGCGCTGGCTGCGCGACCGCATCCTGCAGTTCATGGCCAGGCAGTGA
- the katG gene encoding catalase/peroxidase HPI, with protein MSNESKCPFHQTAGGGTTNRDWWPDQLNLRILHQHSSKSSPDPDFDYAKAFKSLDFQALKKDLTALMTDSRDWWPADFGHYGPLFIRMAWHSAGTYRIGDGRGGAGSGQQRFAPLNSWPDNVSLDKARRLLWPIKQKYGNKISWADLIVLTGNVALESMGFKTFGFSGGRADVWEPDEDVYWGSEKVWLGGDTRYGKDQVKAQPPGQGDLVAEPAKHGEEQNRDLSAERNLENPLAAVQMGLIYVNPEGPEGNPDPVASGKDIRETFGRMAMNDEETVALIAGGHAFGKTHGAGPADNVGPEPEAAGLEMQGLGWHNTFGSGKGGDTITSGLEVTWTSTPTRWSNEYLNNLFDFEWELTKSPAGAHQWRPKDGKGAGTVPDAHDPGKRHAPSMLTSDLALRFDPIYEPIARHFKENPDQLADAFARAWYKLIHRDMGPLARYLGPEMPNEELLWQDPLPKADPSTISEQDIATLKSRILASGLSVGELVSTAWASASTFRGSDKRGGANGARLRLAPQKDWAANQGVDKVLAALEKIQGEFNSSGKKVSLADLIVLAGTAAVEKAAKDAGYSGSVGFRPGRVDASQEQTDVESFAVLEPLADGFRNFTKARYSVKAEKLLLDKAQLLTLTAPELTVLIGGLRVLGANHGGSKLGVFTDKPGTLSNDFFRNLLDMSVEWKPTSADNETFEGRDRKTGQVKWSGSRVDLVFGSHAQLRALSEVYASSDGGDKFVRDFVAAWQKVMELDRFDLK; from the coding sequence ATGTCGAACGAATCGAAATGCCCGTTCCATCAAACCGCAGGTGGCGGCACCACCAACCGTGACTGGTGGCCTGACCAGCTCAACCTGAGAATTCTTCACCAGCATTCCTCCAAGTCCAGCCCCGACCCGGACTTCGACTATGCCAAGGCGTTCAAGAGCCTCGACTTTCAGGCCCTGAAGAAAGACCTGACCGCCCTGATGACCGACTCGCGGGATTGGTGGCCGGCCGACTTCGGCCACTACGGCCCGCTGTTCATCCGCATGGCCTGGCATAGCGCCGGCACCTACCGCATTGGTGATGGCCGCGGTGGTGCGGGCTCTGGCCAGCAACGCTTCGCCCCGCTCAACAGCTGGCCGGACAACGTCAGCCTGGACAAGGCCCGGCGCCTGCTGTGGCCGATCAAGCAGAAGTACGGCAACAAGATTTCCTGGGCCGACCTGATCGTACTCACGGGTAATGTTGCCCTCGAATCCATGGGCTTCAAGACCTTCGGCTTCTCCGGCGGGCGTGCCGATGTGTGGGAGCCGGACGAAGACGTGTACTGGGGGTCGGAAAAGGTCTGGCTAGGGGGTGATACCCGTTACGGCAAGGATCAGGTCAAGGCGCAGCCGCCGGGGCAGGGTGACCTGGTGGCCGAGCCTGCCAAGCATGGTGAAGAGCAGAATCGCGACCTGTCGGCCGAGCGTAACCTGGAAAACCCGCTGGCCGCCGTGCAGATGGGCCTGATCTATGTGAACCCGGAAGGCCCGGAAGGTAACCCCGACCCCGTGGCCTCGGGCAAGGACATCCGTGAAACCTTTGGCCGCATGGCCATGAACGATGAAGAAACCGTGGCCTTGATCGCCGGTGGCCACGCGTTCGGCAAGACCCATGGTGCCGGCCCCGCCGACAACGTCGGCCCCGAGCCGGAAGCGGCAGGCCTGGAGATGCAGGGCCTGGGCTGGCACAACACGTTTGGCTCCGGCAAAGGCGGGGATACCATCACCAGTGGCCTGGAAGTGACCTGGACCTCCACCCCGACCCGGTGGAGCAACGAGTACCTGAATAACCTGTTCGACTTTGAGTGGGAGTTGACCAAAAGCCCGGCCGGCGCGCACCAGTGGCGGCCGAAAGACGGCAAAGGCGCAGGCACGGTGCCCGATGCACATGATCCCGGTAAAAGGCATGCACCGTCGATGTTGACCTCCGACCTGGCATTGCGTTTCGACCCCATTTACGAGCCAATCGCTCGCCACTTCAAAGAAAACCCTGACCAGCTGGCGGATGCTTTTGCCCGTGCATGGTACAAGCTGATCCACCGCGACATGGGCCCGCTGGCGCGCTATCTGGGCCCGGAAATGCCCAATGAAGAGTTGCTGTGGCAAGACCCGTTGCCCAAAGCTGACCCATCCACGATCAGCGAGCAAGACATCGCGACCCTCAAGTCCAGGATCCTGGCCTCGGGTTTGAGCGTGGGCGAACTGGTCTCCACCGCCTGGGCATCCGCGTCGACCTTCCGCGGCTCCGACAAGCGCGGTGGTGCCAACGGCGCACGTTTGCGCTTGGCGCCACAGAAGGACTGGGCTGCAAACCAGGGCGTGGACAAGGTGCTGGCGGCATTGGAGAAGATCCAGGGCGAGTTCAACAGCAGCGGCAAGAAGGTTTCCCTGGCTGACCTGATCGTGCTGGCCGGTACCGCGGCAGTCGAAAAAGCTGCCAAGGATGCGGGCTACAGCGGCAGCGTAGGGTTCCGCCCGGGCCGAGTCGATGCGTCGCAGGAGCAGACCGACGTCGAGTCGTTCGCCGTGCTGGAACCGCTGGCCGATGGCTTCCGCAACTTCACCAAGGCACGCTACAGCGTCAAGGCCGAGAAACTGTTGCTGGACAAGGCGCAGTTGCTGACCCTGACCGCGCCGGAGCTGACCGTGCTGATCGGTGGCCTGCGGGTGCTCGGTGCCAACCATGGTGGCAGCAAACTCGGCGTGTTCACCGACAAGCCGGGGACGCTGAGCAACGACTTCTTCCGCAACTTGCTGGATATGAGCGTGGAGTGGAAACCGACCTCGGCGGACAACGAAACCTTTGAAGGCCGCGACCGCAAGACCGGGCAGGTGAAGTGGAGCGGTAGCCGGGTAGATCTGGTGTTCGGTTCGCATGCCCAGTTGCGGGCGTTGAGCGAGGTGTATGCCAGCAGTGATGGCGGTGACAAGTTTGTCCGAGACTTTGTGGCCGCCTGGCAGAAGGTCATGGAGCTGGACCGCTTTGATCTGAAATAG
- a CDS encoding M24 family metallopeptidase — protein sequence MQMPKTLKIRNGDKVQPTFSAQEYAARHARLRAYMAEQDIEAAIFTSYHNVNYYSDFLYCSFGRPYALVITQDKVVSISANIDGGQPWRRTVGTDNIVYTDWQRDNYFVAIQQALPLASRIGVEYDHLNLQNHGKLAACYPKAELVDIAAPCMRMRMIKSAEEQALIRHGAQVADIGGAAVVEALREQVPEYEVALHATQAMVREIAKRFPDAELMDTWTWFQSGLNTDGAHNPVTSRRVGKGEILSLNCFPMIAGYYTALERTLFLDHCPDEYLRLWQANVEVHEAGLQLVRPGMRCSDIARELNEIFLRHDLLQYRTFGYGHSFGTLSHYYGREAGLELREDIDTVLEPGMVVSIEPMIMLPEGRPGAGGYREHDILIVNDSGAENITKFPYGPEHNIIRK from the coding sequence ATGCAAATGCCCAAGACCCTGAAAATCCGCAATGGCGACAAGGTGCAGCCAACCTTTTCCGCTCAGGAATACGCTGCTCGCCACGCCCGGCTGCGGGCCTATATGGCCGAGCAGGACATCGAGGCGGCAATCTTCACCTCGTATCACAACGTCAACTATTACAGCGATTTCCTTTACTGCTCGTTCGGCCGCCCTTATGCGCTGGTGATCACCCAGGACAAGGTGGTCTCGATCAGCGCCAATATCGACGGCGGGCAACCCTGGCGGCGCACGGTGGGCACTGACAACATCGTCTACACCGACTGGCAGCGCGACAACTATTTCGTCGCCATCCAGCAGGCGTTGCCGCTGGCCTCGCGCATCGGCGTGGAGTACGACCACCTGAACCTGCAGAACCACGGCAAACTCGCCGCCTGCTACCCCAAGGCCGAGCTGGTGGACATCGCTGCGCCGTGCATGCGTATGCGCATGATCAAGTCGGCCGAGGAGCAGGCACTTATCCGTCACGGTGCACAGGTGGCCGACATCGGCGGGGCGGCAGTGGTCGAAGCCCTGCGTGAGCAGGTGCCCGAGTACGAGGTGGCACTGCATGCCACCCAGGCGATGGTGCGCGAAATTGCCAAACGCTTCCCCGACGCCGAGCTGATGGACACCTGGACCTGGTTCCAGTCCGGGCTCAACACCGATGGCGCACACAACCCGGTCACCAGCCGCCGTGTGGGCAAGGGCGAGATCCTCAGCCTCAACTGTTTCCCCATGATCGCCGGTTATTACACCGCGCTGGAGCGCACCCTGTTCCTTGACCACTGCCCGGACGAGTACCTGCGCCTGTGGCAGGCCAACGTCGAAGTGCACGAAGCCGGGCTGCAACTGGTGCGCCCAGGCATGCGCTGCAGCGATATCGCCCGCGAACTGAACGAGATCTTCCTGCGCCACGACCTGCTGCAGTACCGCACCTTCGGGTATGGCCATTCGTTCGGCACGCTCAGCCATTACTACGGCCGCGAGGCGGGGCTGGAGCTGCGCGAGGACATCGATACTGTGCTGGAACCGGGCATGGTGGTGTCGATCGAGCCGATGATCATGCTGCCTGAAGGGCGACCGGGGGCGGGCGGTTATCGCGAGCACGACATCCTGATCGTCAACGACAGCGGCGCCGAGAACATCACCAAGTTCCCGTATGGGCCGGAGCACAACATCATTCGCAAATAA
- a CDS encoding MFS transporter codes for MSSTTLDPSAIAGPAHNAERQALRKAARASFMGNFVEWFDYAAYGYLATIIAATFFPQTDKTTGLLATFAVFALSFLVRPLGGIVWGHFGDRHGRRNALSWSILIMSVSTFCIGLLPGYAQIGLWAPALLLLIRLVQGFSASGEYAGAAAFLAEYAPPGRRGLYTSIVPASTAAGLLFGAAFVAVLHELLSSEALHEWGWRLPFLLAAPFGLVGRYIRMSLQDTPKFLEMEQRLETKAGMATTPLRELLGQHRRSLAIGMGVTCLNAVAFYLLLSYMPTYLSSEMGMSERDSFIASTVSLATYIGLIFLMGRLSDQFGRKTMLVVASLLFLGLTVPLFRLLDGQPLLVILAIQILFGAMLAMNDGTLPCLLAEIFPTRVRFSGFALSFNVANALFGGTAPFIATWLIQVTGSKLAPAGYLLAAALVALVAMLMCRETAHAALED; via the coding sequence ATGTCCAGCACCACCCTAGACCCATCCGCCATCGCCGGCCCCGCACACAACGCCGAACGCCAGGCGCTGCGCAAGGCCGCCCGGGCCAGCTTCATGGGCAACTTCGTCGAGTGGTTCGACTACGCCGCCTACGGCTATCTGGCCACCATCATCGCCGCCACCTTCTTCCCGCAAACTGACAAGACCACCGGTTTGCTGGCCACCTTTGCGGTATTCGCCCTGTCGTTCCTGGTGCGCCCGCTGGGTGGCATCGTCTGGGGCCATTTCGGCGATCGACACGGTCGGCGCAACGCGCTCTCGTGGTCGATCCTGATCATGTCGGTATCCACCTTCTGCATCGGCTTGTTGCCGGGCTATGCGCAGATCGGGCTGTGGGCACCGGCCTTGCTGTTGCTGATCCGCCTGGTACAGGGGTTTTCCGCCTCGGGTGAGTACGCCGGGGCCGCTGCGTTCCTGGCCGAGTACGCGCCGCCTGGGCGGCGTGGCTTGTACACCAGCATCGTGCCGGCCAGCACGGCGGCGGGGTTGTTGTTCGGTGCGGCGTTCGTCGCGGTGCTGCATGAGCTGCTCAGCAGTGAAGCCCTGCATGAGTGGGGCTGGCGCCTGCCGTTCCTGCTGGCGGCGCCGTTCGGCCTGGTAGGGCGCTATATCCGCATGAGCTTGCAGGACACGCCCAAGTTCCTGGAGATGGAGCAGCGCCTGGAAACCAAGGCCGGCATGGCCACGACGCCGCTGCGCGAACTGCTGGGCCAGCACCGGCGCAGTCTGGCAATCGGCATGGGTGTCACCTGCCTGAATGCGGTTGCGTTCTACCTGTTGCTCAGTTACATGCCGACCTACCTGTCCAGTGAAATGGGCATGAGCGAGCGGGATTCGTTCATCGCCTCGACGGTGTCGCTGGCCACCTATATCGGCTTGATCTTCCTGATGGGGCGGCTGTCCGACCAGTTTGGTCGCAAGACCATGCTGGTGGTGGCCTCGCTGTTGTTCCTGGGGTTGACCGTGCCGTTGTTTCGCCTGCTGGACGGCCAGCCGCTGCTGGTGATTCTGGCCATCCAGATCCTTTTCGGTGCGATGCTGGCGATGAACGACGGGACCTTGCCGTGCCTGCTGGCCGAAATCTTTCCGACCCGGGTGCGCTTCAGCGGGTTTGCCCTGAGCTTCAATGTGGCCAATGCGCTGTTTGGCGGGACTGCGCCGTTCATTGCCACCTGGCTGATTCAGGTGACGGGCAGCAAGCTGGCCCCGGCAGGATACTTGCTGGCGGCAGCACTGGTGGCGCTGGTGGCCATGCTGATGTGTCGGGAGACGGCGCACGCGGCCCTTGAAGATTAG
- a CDS encoding GlxA family transcriptional regulator, which yields MVHPASANLSPSSVKNCSAKTFGFLILPNFTTIGLASAVETLRMANLAARKPLYRSVLIAADDAPVVASNGMRVLPDYNITNAPALDALLVVGANPIDRSRSNRPLIDWLRQLARQRLPLGGICTGSYLLAKAELLKGYRCTIHWEDLPTLQAHFPGIVISSQLFELDRDRYTCSGGVAAMDMMLQLVARDTGGQDIAAKAAELLLCDRVRGERERQRVPLRTLLGSAQPKLSQVVAIMEANLEEPLGLEELASLNDVTVRQLERLFHKYLQRTPSQYYLELRLSRARELLLRSDVQVREVALACGFSSPAHFSKSYSRFFGLSPLGERRQASLH from the coding sequence ATGGTCCACCCCGCTTCTGCAAACCTATCGCCGTCTAGTGTAAAGAATTGTTCGGCAAAGACCTTTGGCTTCCTGATTTTGCCCAATTTCACCACCATCGGCCTTGCGTCGGCGGTGGAGACCCTGCGCATGGCCAACCTGGCCGCGCGCAAGCCACTGTATCGCAGTGTGCTGATCGCCGCAGACGACGCGCCGGTGGTGGCCAGCAACGGCATGCGCGTACTGCCCGACTACAACATCACCAACGCCCCCGCGCTGGATGCCTTGCTGGTGGTCGGCGCCAACCCGATCGACCGAAGCCGTAGCAACCGCCCATTGATCGACTGGTTGCGCCAACTGGCCCGCCAGCGCTTGCCACTGGGCGGTATCTGCACCGGTAGCTACCTGCTGGCCAAGGCCGAATTGCTCAAAGGCTACCGCTGCACCATCCACTGGGAAGACCTGCCGACGTTGCAGGCGCACTTCCCCGGTATCGTGATCTCCAGCCAGCTGTTCGAACTGGACCGCGACCGTTACACCTGCTCAGGCGGCGTGGCGGCCATGGACATGATGTTGCAACTGGTGGCCCGCGACACGGGCGGCCAGGACATCGCGGCCAAGGCCGCCGAGCTGTTGCTGTGCGACCGCGTACGCGGTGAGCGTGAGCGCCAGCGTGTGCCGCTGCGCACCCTGCTCGGCAGCGCTCAGCCCAAACTGAGCCAGGTGGTGGCGATCATGGAGGCCAATCTGGAGGAGCCGCTGGGGCTGGAGGAACTGGCCAGCCTCAACGACGTGACCGTGCGCCAATTGGAGCGGCTGTTCCACAAGTACCTGCAGCGCACGCCCAGCCAGTATTACCTGGAGCTGCGGCTGTCGCGGGCGCGGGAGTTACTGCTGCGCAGCGACGTGCAAGTGCGTGAGGTAGCGCTGGCCTGTGGCTTCAGTTCGCCTGCGCATTTTTCCAAGAGTTATAGCCGGTTCTTCGGGCTGTCGCCTTTAGGGGAGCGGCGGCAGGCCTCTCTCCACTGA
- the pssA gene encoding CDP-diacylglycerol--serine O-phosphatidyltransferase — protein sequence MNPETMLAGLPGYAMAPEAIQVLPDARAYRACLFERIRAATRRIVIVALYLQEDEAGQEVLDALYQAKAERPGLEITIVVDWFRARRGLLGAGRQPGNAAWYQAQRQLRGLDIAIHGVPVQTRELFGVLHLKGSIIDDCVIYTGASLNNVYLHRFDRYRLDRYHLFQSPALADAMVGLVQRLLHHTATPRLDLPAPPSTRSLRGDIRRLRARLRRMAYEVPASVTGQGLQVIPLLGVGRGNPLNRALCALLAVARTQIIISTPYFNPPQVVMRELDHALARGVGVELIVGDRTANDFYIAPGEPFSASGALPYLYEDNLRAFAHRRHAAIASGQLQVRIWNDPGHTFHAKGVWIDQRYSLLTGNNLNPRGFNLDLENGLLIDDPQGQWLAPREAELSELRRFAPRIGSAEALGEKAEHPKQVRKFLRRLRYSRLEPLIKRVL from the coding sequence GTGAACCCCGAAACCATGCTGGCGGGCTTGCCAGGCTACGCCATGGCCCCCGAAGCGATCCAGGTGCTGCCCGATGCCAGGGCTTACCGCGCCTGCCTGTTCGAGCGCATCCGTGCGGCGACTCGGCGCATCGTTATCGTCGCGTTGTACCTGCAGGAGGATGAGGCTGGCCAGGAAGTCCTGGATGCCTTGTACCAGGCCAAGGCCGAGCGGCCAGGCCTGGAGATCACCATCGTGGTCGACTGGTTCCGCGCCAGGCGCGGGCTGCTGGGGGCCGGGCGTCAGCCGGGCAATGCCGCCTGGTATCAGGCCCAGCGCCAGTTGCGCGGGCTGGACATCGCGATTCATGGCGTGCCAGTGCAGACCCGCGAACTGTTCGGGGTGCTGCACCTCAAAGGCAGCATCATCGACGATTGCGTGATCTACACCGGCGCCAGTCTGAACAACGTCTACCTGCATCGTTTCGACCGCTATCGCCTGGATCGCTACCACCTGTTCCAGTCACCGGCACTGGCTGATGCCATGGTCGGCCTGGTTCAGCGTTTGCTGCACCATACCGCCACACCGCGCCTCGACCTGCCGGCGCCACCTTCTACCCGCAGTTTGCGCGGTGACATTCGGCGTTTGCGCGCACGGCTGCGGCGCATGGCCTACGAGGTACCGGCCAGCGTGACGGGGCAGGGCCTGCAGGTGATCCCGCTGCTGGGTGTGGGCCGTGGCAATCCACTGAACCGGGCGCTGTGCGCCTTGCTGGCAGTGGCGCGCACGCAGATCATCATCAGTACGCCGTATTTCAACCCGCCGCAGGTCGTGATGCGCGAACTTGACCATGCCCTGGCGCGGGGGGTTGGGGTGGAGCTGATTGTCGGTGACCGCACCGCCAACGACTTCTACATTGCCCCTGGCGAACCGTTCAGTGCCAGTGGTGCATTGCCCTATCTGTACGAGGACAACCTGCGCGCCTTCGCCCACCGCCGCCACGCCGCGATTGCCAGCGGCCAGTTGCAAGTACGCATCTGGAACGATCCCGGGCATACCTTCCATGCCAAGGGCGTTTGGATCGACCAGCGTTATTCGCTGCTGACCGGCAACAACCTCAACCCGCGCGGGTTCAACCTGGACCTGGAGAACGGCCTGCTGATCGACGACCCGCAGGGGCAATGGCTGGCGCCACGGGAAGCGGAGTTGAGCGAACTACGGCGCTTTGCGCCGAGAATCGGTTCGGCAGAGGCGCTGGGGGAGAAGGCCGAACATCCCAAGCAAGTGCGCAAGTTTCTGCGTCGGTTGCGCTATAGCCGGTTGGAGCCGTTGATCAAGCGGGTGCTCTGA
- a CDS encoding GGDEF domain-containing protein, with translation MLTISVALAAAAALYLAIEWRSVRETSLLYWSAGFATITVGSTLALLRGIGLLFIGIWFANGLLVVAHVFFLIGVLRFTQERLSRAWLMIVLVWFALLLLPVGPQWSKVMLMVNSLLVASLTLKASFLLRPHGKSLSVGAVQLRYVLLIHGLFYVAKAAIAITPGTLIDLATFGGLIIQVSLVEGAMAIMLIALSMTGTVRYRREERIARLAARDPLTALYNRRALEVRAGHFFKDVSPAQPGALLLIDIDNFKLVNDLHGHIAGDRLLIALSEMIRTALPERSLAARLGGDEFVILLSGASSERVMELGSGLREQFQQYADKTVPTPQAVTLSIGANVFDQPPASLAALIEQGDVALYQSKRGGRDSIRFFERAVVELRQ, from the coding sequence ATGCTGACTATTTCAGTCGCTTTGGCCGCTGCGGCCGCCTTGTACCTGGCGATTGAATGGCGCAGTGTGCGCGAAACCTCATTGCTGTACTGGAGTGCGGGTTTCGCCACGATTACGGTTGGTAGCACCCTGGCATTGTTGCGCGGGATCGGCTTGCTGTTCATCGGTATCTGGTTCGCCAATGGCTTGCTGGTGGTGGCCCACGTTTTTTTCCTGATCGGCGTGCTGCGCTTCACTCAGGAGCGCTTGTCACGTGCCTGGTTGATGATCGTGCTGGTCTGGTTCGCCTTGCTGCTGCTGCCCGTGGGCCCGCAGTGGTCGAAGGTGATGCTGATGGTCAACTCGTTGTTGGTGGCCTCGCTGACGCTCAAGGCCAGTTTCCTGCTGCGGCCACATGGCAAATCGCTGAGTGTCGGGGCCGTGCAACTGCGCTATGTGTTGCTGATCCATGGGCTGTTCTATGTGGCCAAGGCGGCCATCGCGATCACGCCAGGCACGCTGATTGACCTGGCGACCTTTGGCGGGCTGATCATTCAGGTTTCGCTGGTGGAAGGCGCGATGGCGATCATGCTGATTGCCTTGTCGATGACCGGCACCGTACGTTACCGGCGGGAAGAGCGGATTGCCCGGCTGGCAGCTCGTGACCCGCTGACTGCGCTGTACAACCGGCGTGCACTGGAGGTGCGGGCGGGGCATTTCTTCAAGGACGTGAGCCCGGCGCAACCCGGGGCATTGCTGTTGATCGACATCGACAACTTCAAACTGGTCAACGACCTGCACGGGCATATCGCCGGCGACCGTTTGCTGATTGCCTTGAGCGAGATGATTCGTACGGCGCTGCCCGAGCGCTCGCTGGCGGCGCGGTTGGGCGGGGATGAGTTCGTCATCTTGCTCAGTGGCGCGAGCAGTGAACGGGTCATGGAACTGGGGAGTGGGCTGCGTGAGCAGTTCCAGCAGTACGCCGACAAGACTGTGCCTACGCCCCAGGCGGTTACCTTGAGCATTGGTGCCAACGTGTTCGATCAGCCGCCGGCGAGCCTGGCGGCGTTGATCGAGCAGGGGGATGTGGCGTTGTACCAGTCCAAACGTGGGGGGCGCGACAGCATTCGGTTTTTCGAGCGGGCGGTGGTTGAACTCCGGCAGTGA